The following are encoded together in the Oncorhynchus masou masou isolate Uvic2021 chromosome 5, UVic_Omas_1.1, whole genome shotgun sequence genome:
- the LOC135540287 gene encoding ephrin type-A receptor 2-like isoform X2: MDFRRVTFYSLFLYVFINHIFITLHAKEQVLLDMKASGGELGWLTWPYEEGWEIVQTVVNGSLLYTYSVCNIDAGEQDNWLRTTFIQGRPGNTRVSVELHFVVRDCNTFDGTSLACKETFNLHMFEADADVGTSFHKGQFRKVATIASDEITRGRGVLKVNVETRTMGPLSRNGFYLAFQDMGACVALLSVRVYYKTCPSTVQSLAAFPETVTDALREVEGTCVQNAVSQATPRIYCTAEGEWVVPVGQCQCRGGYEVVGDSCQVCAPGSFKDSVSSESCEVCPENTEPSTAGALLCPCMEGFYRSPSDPLMSACSAPPSSPRDLASTTLSADGRLQLSWSPPLVTGGRRDICYSVVCERCTGALCVPCGEKVRFQPDPTDLQDTVVTVSQLEPHLNYTFTVEAHSGVSQYSSQRPSSTITTALHFTDPPKVTSIRLEERSPTSLSLSWALSSRAPSHITHRYELMYRRKEDDSERDVTTYTVLVLDKSTVQISDLSPDTAYVFRVQALSPERNPGGYSMKHVFKTLPIESQVQNYTGVMGAVVGGGIMLLVVVVLLLLHKRRMNYRHRQGSEDPYFFSTDQLKPLKTYVDPHMYEDPNTAILKFASEIHPSLVTKQKAIGAGEFGEVYRGVMKAPRRGEVAVAIKTLKPGYTEKQKQDFLSEASIMGQFSHQNIIRLEGVITKFKHAMIVTEYMENGALDNYLKDHDGEISSYQLVGMLRGIAAGMKYLSDMSYVHRDLAARNVLVNSNLECKVSDFGLSRVLEDDPEGTYTTSGGKIPIRWTAPEAIAYRKFTSASDVWSFGIVMWEVMAFGERPYWDMSNHEVMKAINEAFRLPAPMDCPSTVYQLMLQCWLQDRSKRPRFPDIVNILDKLLRSPESLKTIAYFDPRVSIRLPSTSGCDGSPFRSVPEWLESIKMSQYTESFACAGITTMDQVLSMRHEDIRNIGVRLPGHMKRIAYSIVGLKDQTSSLSVCSTVFAV; this comes from the exons atggatttccgtcgtgttactttttattctttgtttttgtATGTATTTATTAACCATATATTTATTACTCTTCACGCGAAAGAAC AGGTGCTGCTGGATATGAAAGCGTCAGGAGGCGAGTTGGGATGGTTGACCTGGCCATATGAAGAAGGG tggGAGATAGTCCAGACAGTGGTAAATGGCTCACTCCTCTACACTTACAGTGTGTGTAACATCGACGCGGGTGAGCAGGACAACTGGCTCCGAACCACCTTCATCCAGGGGCGCCCAGGGAACACCCGTGTCTCTGTTGAGCTGCACTTCGTTGTGCGGGACTGCAACACCTTCGACGGCACCTCGCTCGCCTGCAAAGAGACCTTCAACCTGCACATGTTCGAGGCCGATGCCGACGTGGGCACCAGCTTCCATAAGGGCCAGTTCCGCAAAGTGGCCACCATCGCGTCGGACGAAATCACGCGGGGCCGCGGTGTGCTGAAGGTAAACGTGGAGACACGGACAATGGGCCCTCTATCCAGGAATGGCTTCTACTTGGCCTTCCAGGACATGGGAGCGTGTGTGGCACTGCTCTCTGTGAGGGTGTACTACAAGACTTGTCCGTCCACCGTGCAGAGCCTGGCCGCCTTCCCAGAGACGGTAACAGATGCcctgagggaggtggagggaacaTGTGTGCAGAACGCTGTGAGCCAGGCCACCCCACGCATCTACTGCACCGCTGAGGGAGAGTGGGTGGTGCCCGTGGGACAGTGCCAATGCCGCGGAGGCTATGAAGTTGTTGGAGACTCCTGCCAAG TGTGTGCGCCAGGCTCCTTTAAAGACTCTGTGTCCAGTGAGTCCTGTGAGGTTTGTCCTGAGAATACTGAGCCATCCACAGCCGGCGCCCTCCTGTGTCCATGTATGGAGGGATTCTACCGCTCCCCATCAGACCCTCTTATGTCAGCCTGCTCTG CCCCACCCAGCTCCCCTCGTGACCTGGCCTCCACCACTCTGTCAGCGGACGGCAGGCTGCAGCTGTCCTGGAGCCCCCCACTGGTGACAGGAGGCCGCCGGGACATCTGCTACAGCGTGGTGTGTGAGCGCTGCACCGGGGCCCTGTGTGTGCCCTGTGGGGAGAAGGTCCGCTTCCAGCCCGACCCCACGGACCTCCAGGACACCGTGGTGACTGTTAGCCAGTTGGAGCCCCACCTCAACTACACGTTCACTGTAGAGGCCCACAGCGGAGTGTCTCAGTACAGCAGCCAGAGACCCAGCAGCACCATCACCACCGCTCTGCACTTCACTGATCCCCCCAAGGTGACGTCCATCCGTCTGGAAGAGCGGAGCCCCaccagtctgtctctgtcctgggctCTGTCCAGCCGAGCACCATCCCATATCACCCACCGCTACGAACTCATGTACCGCAGGAAG GAGGACGACAGTGAGCGTGATGTCACCACATACACAGTCCTGGTTCTGGACAAGAGTACGGTGCAGATCAGTGACCTCTCCCCTGACACGGCCTACGTGTTCAGAGTCCAGGCTCTCAGCCCTGAGAGAAACCCAGGTGGATACAGCATGAAGCATGTGTTCAAAACCTTGCCCATTG AGTCTCAGGTCCAGAACTACACAGGGGTCATGGGAGCTGTAGTAGGAGGAGGAATCATGCTGCTCGTCGTTGTAGTCCTTCTACTGCTGCACAAACG GAGAATGAACTACCGTCATAGACAGGGATCAGAGGACCCCTACTTCTTCAGCACAG ATCAACTGAAGCCCCTGAAGACCTACGTTGACCCACACATGTACGAGGACCCCAACACTGCTATCCTGAAGTTTGCCAGCGAGATTCATCCCAGTCTTGTCACTAAGCAAAAAGCCATCGGAGCAG GAGAGTTTGGGGAAGTGTACCGTGGTGTGATGAAGGCtccaaggagaggagaggtagcggTAGCCATCAAGACATTGAAGCCAGGCTACACAGAGAAGCAGAAGCAGGATTTCCTTAGTGAAGCCAGCATCATGGGCCAGTTCTCCCACCAGAACATCATCCGCCTGGAGGGAGTCATCACCAAGT TCAAGCATGCCATGATTGTGACAGAATACATGGAGAATGGAGCGCTTGACAACTATCTAAAGGACCATGATGGGGAGATTTCCTCGTACCAGCTGGTGGGCATGCTGCGTGGCATCGCGGCCGGCATGAAGTACCTCTCTGACATGAGCTATGTTCACCGAGACCTGGCCGCCCGCAACGTTCTGGTCAACAGCAACCTGGAGTGCAAGGTGTCTGACTTCGGCCTGTCCCGCGTGCTGGAAGACGATCCTGAGGGCACCTACACCACCAGC GGAGGGAAGATCCCCATCCGCTGGACCGCCCCAGAGGCTATTGCCTACAGGAAGTTCACCTCGGCCAGCGACGTGTGGAGCTTCGGCATAGTCATGTGGGAAGTCATGGCCTTTGGAGAACGACCCTACTGGGACATGAGCAACCATGAG GTGATGAAGGCCATTAACGAGGCCTTCCGGCTGCCTGCACCCATGGACTGTCCATCCACCGTTTACCAGCTGATGCTGCAGTGTTGGCTGCAGGACCGCTCCAAACGACCTCGCTTCCCAGACATCGTCAACATCCTGGACAAACTGCTCCGGAGCCCAGAATCTCTGAAAACCATTGCTTACTTTGATCCCCG TGTGTCCATCCGACTCCCCAGCACCAGTGGCTGTGACGGCTCCCCCTTCAGGTCTGTGCCGGAATGGCTGGAGTCCATCAAGATGAGCCAGTACACTGAGAGCTTTGCCTGCGCTGGAATCACAACCATGGATCAGGTGCTATCCATGAGGCATGA ggACATCAGGAACATTGGCGTGCGGTTACCAGGTCACATGAAGAGAATCGCCTATAGCATCGTTGGACTTAAAGACCAGACCAGCTCACTCAGTGTTTGCAGTACAGTGTTTGCAGTGTGA
- the LOC135540287 gene encoding ephrin type-A receptor 2-like isoform X1 — MDFRRVTFYSLFLYVFINHIFITLHAKEQVLLDMKASGGELGWLTWPYEEGWEIVQTVVNGSLLYTYSVCNIDAGEQDNWLRTTFIQGRPGNTRVSVELHFVVRDCNTFDGTSLACKETFNLHMFEADADVGTSFHKGQFRKVATIASDEITRGRGVLKVNVETRTMGPLSRNGFYLAFQDMGACVALLSVRVYYKTCPSTVQSLAAFPETVTDALREVEGTCVQNAVSQATPRIYCTAEGEWVVPVGQCQCRGGYEVVGDSCQVCAPGSFKDSVSSESCEVCPENTEPSTAGALLCPCMEGFYRSPSDPLMSACSAPPSSPRDLASTTLSADGRLQLSWSPPLVTGGRRDICYSVVCERCTGALCVPCGEKVRFQPDPTDLQDTVVTVSQLEPHLNYTFTVEAHSGVSQYSSQRPSSTITTALHFTDPPKVTSIRLEERSPTSLSLSWALSSRAPSHITHRYELMYRRKEDDSERDVTTYTVLVLDKSTVQISDLSPDTAYVFRVQALSPERNPGGYSMKHVFKTLPIAESQVQNYTGVMGAVVGGGIMLLVVVVLLLLHKRRMNYRHRQGSEDPYFFSTDQLKPLKTYVDPHMYEDPNTAILKFASEIHPSLVTKQKAIGAGEFGEVYRGVMKAPRRGEVAVAIKTLKPGYTEKQKQDFLSEASIMGQFSHQNIIRLEGVITKFKHAMIVTEYMENGALDNYLKDHDGEISSYQLVGMLRGIAAGMKYLSDMSYVHRDLAARNVLVNSNLECKVSDFGLSRVLEDDPEGTYTTSGGKIPIRWTAPEAIAYRKFTSASDVWSFGIVMWEVMAFGERPYWDMSNHEVMKAINEAFRLPAPMDCPSTVYQLMLQCWLQDRSKRPRFPDIVNILDKLLRSPESLKTIAYFDPRVSIRLPSTSGCDGSPFRSVPEWLESIKMSQYTESFACAGITTMDQVLSMRHEDIRNIGVRLPGHMKRIAYSIVGLKDQTSSLSVCSTVFAV; from the exons atggatttccgtcgtgttactttttattctttgtttttgtATGTATTTATTAACCATATATTTATTACTCTTCACGCGAAAGAAC AGGTGCTGCTGGATATGAAAGCGTCAGGAGGCGAGTTGGGATGGTTGACCTGGCCATATGAAGAAGGG tggGAGATAGTCCAGACAGTGGTAAATGGCTCACTCCTCTACACTTACAGTGTGTGTAACATCGACGCGGGTGAGCAGGACAACTGGCTCCGAACCACCTTCATCCAGGGGCGCCCAGGGAACACCCGTGTCTCTGTTGAGCTGCACTTCGTTGTGCGGGACTGCAACACCTTCGACGGCACCTCGCTCGCCTGCAAAGAGACCTTCAACCTGCACATGTTCGAGGCCGATGCCGACGTGGGCACCAGCTTCCATAAGGGCCAGTTCCGCAAAGTGGCCACCATCGCGTCGGACGAAATCACGCGGGGCCGCGGTGTGCTGAAGGTAAACGTGGAGACACGGACAATGGGCCCTCTATCCAGGAATGGCTTCTACTTGGCCTTCCAGGACATGGGAGCGTGTGTGGCACTGCTCTCTGTGAGGGTGTACTACAAGACTTGTCCGTCCACCGTGCAGAGCCTGGCCGCCTTCCCAGAGACGGTAACAGATGCcctgagggaggtggagggaacaTGTGTGCAGAACGCTGTGAGCCAGGCCACCCCACGCATCTACTGCACCGCTGAGGGAGAGTGGGTGGTGCCCGTGGGACAGTGCCAATGCCGCGGAGGCTATGAAGTTGTTGGAGACTCCTGCCAAG TGTGTGCGCCAGGCTCCTTTAAAGACTCTGTGTCCAGTGAGTCCTGTGAGGTTTGTCCTGAGAATACTGAGCCATCCACAGCCGGCGCCCTCCTGTGTCCATGTATGGAGGGATTCTACCGCTCCCCATCAGACCCTCTTATGTCAGCCTGCTCTG CCCCACCCAGCTCCCCTCGTGACCTGGCCTCCACCACTCTGTCAGCGGACGGCAGGCTGCAGCTGTCCTGGAGCCCCCCACTGGTGACAGGAGGCCGCCGGGACATCTGCTACAGCGTGGTGTGTGAGCGCTGCACCGGGGCCCTGTGTGTGCCCTGTGGGGAGAAGGTCCGCTTCCAGCCCGACCCCACGGACCTCCAGGACACCGTGGTGACTGTTAGCCAGTTGGAGCCCCACCTCAACTACACGTTCACTGTAGAGGCCCACAGCGGAGTGTCTCAGTACAGCAGCCAGAGACCCAGCAGCACCATCACCACCGCTCTGCACTTCACTGATCCCCCCAAGGTGACGTCCATCCGTCTGGAAGAGCGGAGCCCCaccagtctgtctctgtcctgggctCTGTCCAGCCGAGCACCATCCCATATCACCCACCGCTACGAACTCATGTACCGCAGGAAG GAGGACGACAGTGAGCGTGATGTCACCACATACACAGTCCTGGTTCTGGACAAGAGTACGGTGCAGATCAGTGACCTCTCCCCTGACACGGCCTACGTGTTCAGAGTCCAGGCTCTCAGCCCTGAGAGAAACCCAGGTGGATACAGCATGAAGCATGTGTTCAAAACCTTGCCCATTG CAGAGTCTCAGGTCCAGAACTACACAGGGGTCATGGGAGCTGTAGTAGGAGGAGGAATCATGCTGCTCGTCGTTGTAGTCCTTCTACTGCTGCACAAACG GAGAATGAACTACCGTCATAGACAGGGATCAGAGGACCCCTACTTCTTCAGCACAG ATCAACTGAAGCCCCTGAAGACCTACGTTGACCCACACATGTACGAGGACCCCAACACTGCTATCCTGAAGTTTGCCAGCGAGATTCATCCCAGTCTTGTCACTAAGCAAAAAGCCATCGGAGCAG GAGAGTTTGGGGAAGTGTACCGTGGTGTGATGAAGGCtccaaggagaggagaggtagcggTAGCCATCAAGACATTGAAGCCAGGCTACACAGAGAAGCAGAAGCAGGATTTCCTTAGTGAAGCCAGCATCATGGGCCAGTTCTCCCACCAGAACATCATCCGCCTGGAGGGAGTCATCACCAAGT TCAAGCATGCCATGATTGTGACAGAATACATGGAGAATGGAGCGCTTGACAACTATCTAAAGGACCATGATGGGGAGATTTCCTCGTACCAGCTGGTGGGCATGCTGCGTGGCATCGCGGCCGGCATGAAGTACCTCTCTGACATGAGCTATGTTCACCGAGACCTGGCCGCCCGCAACGTTCTGGTCAACAGCAACCTGGAGTGCAAGGTGTCTGACTTCGGCCTGTCCCGCGTGCTGGAAGACGATCCTGAGGGCACCTACACCACCAGC GGAGGGAAGATCCCCATCCGCTGGACCGCCCCAGAGGCTATTGCCTACAGGAAGTTCACCTCGGCCAGCGACGTGTGGAGCTTCGGCATAGTCATGTGGGAAGTCATGGCCTTTGGAGAACGACCCTACTGGGACATGAGCAACCATGAG GTGATGAAGGCCATTAACGAGGCCTTCCGGCTGCCTGCACCCATGGACTGTCCATCCACCGTTTACCAGCTGATGCTGCAGTGTTGGCTGCAGGACCGCTCCAAACGACCTCGCTTCCCAGACATCGTCAACATCCTGGACAAACTGCTCCGGAGCCCAGAATCTCTGAAAACCATTGCTTACTTTGATCCCCG TGTGTCCATCCGACTCCCCAGCACCAGTGGCTGTGACGGCTCCCCCTTCAGGTCTGTGCCGGAATGGCTGGAGTCCATCAAGATGAGCCAGTACACTGAGAGCTTTGCCTGCGCTGGAATCACAACCATGGATCAGGTGCTATCCATGAGGCATGA ggACATCAGGAACATTGGCGTGCGGTTACCAGGTCACATGAAGAGAATCGCCTATAGCATCGTTGGACTTAAAGACCAGACCAGCTCACTCAGTGTTTGCAGTACAGTGTTTGCAGTGTGA